From a region of the Solanum stenotomum isolate F172 chromosome 2, ASM1918654v1, whole genome shotgun sequence genome:
- the LOC125856016 gene encoding uncharacterized protein LOC125856016 gives MNPNVGTAAARVRNFTRMNPPEFYDSKVEEDPQEFIDEVYKVLVIMVVTLIEKVELASYQLKGIAQILFNQCKEARLVEAGPIELERFISAFLEIFFPLEMRDVKEEKLKERSTKAKRATVDDGNYSHSSSGGRGRSRFQQKFSKQGNSSSPPRHDNERVSNPKPQGEGNWSSMPTCAKYGTNHERKFLASSNVCFCSGDTYHKIRNCPSVAKNDGDGHRRAQPYPSSGPNGLGWNAPKQNHFYAL, from the exons atgaacccaaatgtgggtacggcGGCGGCAAGAGTGAGGAATTTTACAAGAATGAACCCTCCAGAATTTTATGactccaaagttgaggaagaccctcaagagtttattgatgaggtctaCAAGGTACTTGTAATTATGGTAGTGACTCTGATAGAGAAGGTAGAATTAGCCTCTTACCAACTCAAAGGGATTGCTCAGATTTTGTTCAATCAGTGCAAAGAGGCAAGGCTAGTGGAAGCGGGTCCCATAGAATTGGAAAGGTTCATAAGTGCTTTTCTTGAGATATTCTTCCCTCTAGAGATGAGAGATGTCAAG gaagaaaagctcAAGGAAAGATCTACAAAGGCAAAGAGAGCAACAGTGGATGATGGTAACTATTCACATTCTAGTTCTGGTGGACGGGGTCGTTCAAGGTTTCAGCAAAAGTTCTCCAAGCAAGGTAACTCTAGTTCTCCTCCAAGGCATGATAAtgagagggtgtctaacccaAAACCTCAAGGAGAAGGTAATTGGTCTTCaatgcctacttgtgctaaaTATGGGACAAATCATGAGAGGAAATTTCTAGCGAGTTCTAATGTTTGCTTTTGTAGTGGAGATACATATCACAAAATAAGGAATTGTCCTTCGGTTGCTAAGAATGATGGAGATGGTCATCGTAGGGCTCAACCATATCCTTCATCCGGTCCAAATGGTTTGGGTTGGAATGCTCCTAAGCAAAACCATTTTTATGCTCTCTAA